In the Populus nigra chromosome 2, ddPopNigr1.1, whole genome shotgun sequence genome, ACTTCACTCTGCTCTCATTTATAATGAATCCAATCCAGAGACACCATTACCATCATCACCACCACTACCTCATTACGACATTTTCTCCTCCCTCAAACTTAACCAACCATCACTCTCTCCATATGACTAACATTCCATACCCACTTCCATCAACGTCCAACGATCAATTCACCAACCTAACCATGTCATCTCATCGTTTTTATCTCCAAACCATCCGCTTCCCCAAGAATTTACCAAACCCGCCCCCATCCATATCCCATTCCCTTTTCCAGATCTTTAGAAAATGGAGAGTTTGATGAAAAGAATGAGAGTTCTGGTGTAAAAGTGCAAGAAGCTGAGAATTATATGGATGGTGAaccaaagaaagaagaggaggatgATATTGAGAAAGTTGACGAGAAAAAGGAGACTGAATCCAAGAAAATGAAGATTAAGGAGGGTTTTCATGTGTTGTAATTCCTTAACAAACATAAGCATATCTGGTTGTGCAAGCTTGGGAAGATCACCAAGGAGTAGTACTTTGTACAAGAGCTTGACCAATGTTTAGGCGGGTTATTTAATTGTGAAGAACTTCTCTCGTAAGGGTAATCTGAAGTTCAAGGATATTCTTTTTGTGCCAAAAAAGAACTCCATTTGATGGCAATAGTCAATATCAACTTttccataatattttgatatctaCAGAAATGAGGTTTCCACAAGGTGCATCATTAGAGAAGTTGCATCCAAACTATGTGGATATGTATTATGCTGAAACCCTGTTGAGTGAATAGCATTCAAGGAGTTCTTCAATCACAGGTTTTTTGGGGAGCCAAGACTATTGGTGGATGCTATATCCCCTCTACTTCCACAAATGAAATTAGTAGCTTGATATGTCTACTTCCGATAAAAGGTCTCAATTGGAGCATCGCTTGCGCCCAGCTACCAAAAATGCAATATTAACTGGCTCATATGAGCATGACAACTTAACAGTGTTAACAATGGTTCATGATAGTACATCCATAAATTACAGTGTTCATGAGATTATGCCTAGTATTGTGCATGATAGGATGTGGAGATCTGTTGGTGGTAGCCAATCTTCATTGGATAAACTTTGAGTTGTTGATTTAATGGAGTTCGTCTTAACTCAATTTTAACCCTCAACTTTGTATAATCCATCTTCATTGGATCCTTTAAATTTCTTCCACTCTTAGCCAAATTAAACCATTTTCAAAATTTCCTCTTCAACTGAAACTGATTatggcaaaaaaaatattctcaaactcaatttttttactacTATCGCTGCTGCAGGAAGTTTACACATCTCCTTCCTCCAATTAAGTCATCATTGAAAGTAAATTTTACCACTCAATCATAAACACAATTTCACAAACTCCACTTTACTTGTTACTTCATCcgaacaattaaaattatatctgCTTTCTTCATTCGTGATGTCTATGAACAATTTCTGGTATCAACCGTGAGAGATGGACAAACCCATCTCAATTACATTAACGGTAACAAAAGCTTATCACCTAATTGGTGAAGTGAATTCAAAAATGGCATCATGTTGCAAAACCACAGCAACCAAAGGAGTTGCTGGAATCCATTCCATCTCTAGTTGTGCGTTTGTTTAATACCCGTCTCTCTTATTTACTATACTGAAATACTGTTCATGAAAATAGCTTTTGTCCCCCACCTTTTCGCCAGACTCCACGCACAGGTCCtgaattatcattatcatctaTCCTGTTTTCCCCCGTGTTGTGAGGATCAGGATCAGAGTTTTGGAGATCCAAAAGGGCTGCCATAGAACCATCACCTAGCCTCACTCTATGAAACTTGGAGGTTTTCTTCCGTTGCTTCTCATTACCcccatcttttatatttttactagaTAAAGAATCATTTTGGATTCTTGGTTCCATTTGCAACTCATTATGAATGACCTTTGACTTGCCTTTGGCAGTCCGATACCCATCCTTCGATAGCTGCACCTCTTCTTCCACAGGCTTGTAATTTGACTGCAGAGCCCGAACAGAGTTAATAAAGCTATCCGCCAACCTATCCTTTGAACTGCTATCTTCAACGGCTATTCCCTTGCCTTTCTTAGTAGATCCATTAGTAGTGCCTTTTAAATGGGCACTACCACGGCCCCAACCATTCTCTTTCTTCCCATTGCTTCTCAAACTAGCATTGTAGGTGTCAACAAGCTCTTTCTGCTTCTGAGCATCAGGACAAAGTCTAGCCAACTCAGGAATTAAATGTGACAGGCCAAATTGCTGCACATAATCCAGGTACTCTCCTGTGCCAATTGAACCCTGACGATACTGTCCAGATATATCTTTAAAAAGAGCATATCTATCCTCGTCATTTTCAAGAGCAGCACGTATCCTTTCCACCAATGACTTGTTTGCAGTTTGAACATCTTCCACATTCAGCACACCCTGGTTACTGGAGGGCATCTTGTGCATCTGCACTGCAGAAACTGGAGGAAAATCTGAAATAGAGGGTTTCAATGATCCAGTCTCAGCAAGATTTGGGGCTGATGAAGAGTGGCTCATCCTACCTGTGCTGCCTGAGCTCCCCAACAAACCAGCTGGGAGATGCCCACGAACCACTAAGGGTCGGGCCTGAGACTGAGCCTGAATTGAACTTGCATAACTAGAGAGACCAGGTCCACCAGCAGAACTTCTTGAACTCAAAGGCAATGCATTTAACGTAGGCCTATATAGTGCTGAACTACTTGATACATGCCCATGGCTTGCTGTCGGCCATTGCTGAGGTGAATTGATTAAAGTTGCATTTCTGTTGGCCTGGCGCCGGAGATGTGCTGCCATCGTATTATTAGGCAAACCTTCTGATTCATCTTTGGAGTTTTGTTGACCACTGGTAGGAATAGTAAAGAGAGGAGGAAAGGAAGATTCTTGCAAAGTTGCATTACTAGAAGAGTGCCCCAAGGCTTGAAGATATCTCGATGTCGTTTCAGGATCTGTAGCAGTTAATGATTCAAAAGGCTGAACTATTGGATCAATATCATTTGAGTCCACATGATCAGAGATCACTTGCGCCCTAGCTGATCGATCACGAGATGTGCTTTCAGAATGTGCTGTCTCCAAGCTAGCTTGAATGACTATGGAGAGTTGGTTATCAGATTGATCACGACAGAATGTCCGTCCCCTTCCACGACGATTATCTTGTTCATTACTTCGACGATATCGAAAGCTAGTTGGAATCTGATTCATGGAAATCAGCAAATGAATAACAAGAGAAACAAACTGTGACATCCAAATAACTACAAAAGGTGCTCCTAAATGAGTGAACCAAAAAAGAACAAATGCTGGTCCGATATCATCAAATGAATAACAAGACAAACGGAGACATCCAAAATAACTACAAAAGGTGACCATAAATGAGTGAAACATAAAGGAAGAAATGAGGCGGTCAGATATCATCTAGAAAGAACCACATCCTTAAGGATGGGTTCTAAAAGTAAAAATAGCATGTACCTGGAGAGCAGCATTTCGCTGAGAACGAGACATATGTCCAGCATGTTCGATTGTATTATGTCtctgaaatataaaaacaatattaaatgacTTGAACTGGTCCAGTAAGCAGTAAGAGAGatctaaatcaacaaagacccCCAACCCCAACCCTGCCCCTGTGATCACACgaacaaagaaattttagattgAACAGTATACATAAAGAAACTAAGTCAGCAGAGCATTCTCAATTACCTTCAACTCTGCTTCAGTTTGAAAGACAATAAACTTTTTGGCAAGACATTCCTCATCATCACATAGAAAATGGTCTCGACGGAAATGAATCTGTGACAGAAATTCACTTGTTTAGATAAATATTCTTAGTTAAagagaacttaaaaaaaaatgtcagcgTGTTAATCTCAaacattgaaatatatatatataaataaatgtaaaGACCATTCTTACCTCTAGATCATCATAATTCTTGTAATATTCATATTGTCCTGGATGCTGCCTGCAATGAACATTATAgaaatttatttgagattatctAAAAATGCATGCACCTTATGA is a window encoding:
- the LOC133682487 gene encoding uncharacterized protein LOC133682487, coding for MDDSCAVCAEVLEWVAYGACGHREVCSTCVARLRFICDDRRCCICKTESSVVFVTKALGDYTRLINDFSVLPSEPKEGRIGSYWYHEDTQAFFDDVDHYKMIKAMCKLSCSLCDKEESNDGSKRRGKFRNINQLKGHLFHQHKLHMCSLCLEGRKVFLCEQKLYTRAQLNQHISTGDSEVDGSESERGGFMGHPMCEFCKKPFYGDNELYTHMSTEHYTCHLCQRQHPGQYEYYKNYDDLEIHFRRDHFLCDDEECLAKKFIVFQTEAELKRHNTIEHAGHMSRSQRNAALQIPTSFRYRRSNEQDNRRGRGRTFCRDQSDNQLSIVIQASLETAHSESTSRDRSARAQVISDHVDSNDIDPIVQPFESLTATDPETTSRYLQALGHSSSNATLQESSFPPLFTIPTSGQQNSKDESEGLPNNTMAAHLRRQANRNATLINSPQQWPTASHGHVSSSSALYRPTLNALPLSSRSSAGGPGLSSYASSIQAQSQARPLVVRGHLPAGLLGSSGSTGRMSHSSSAPNLAETGSLKPSISDFPPVSAVQMHKMPSSNQGVLNVEDVQTANKSLVERIRAALENDEDRYALFKDISGQYRQGSIGTGEYLDYVQQFGLSHLIPELARLCPDAQKQKELVDTYNASLRSNGKKENGWGRGSAHLKGTTNGSTKKGKGIAVEDSSSKDRLADSFINSVRALQSNYKPVEEEVQLSKDGYRTAKGKSKVIHNELQMEPRIQNDSLSSKNIKDGGNEKQRKKTSKFHRVRLGDGSMAALLDLQNSDPDPHNTGENRIDDNDNSGPVRGVWRKGGGQKLFS